One window of the Chloroflexota bacterium genome contains the following:
- a CDS encoding aminopeptidase P family protein: MTLARIQKLQSHAASQGLAAVALVPGPNMIYFTGLQFHLSERPTVAIFAPGQTPAIILPALEADKPDHAPFPMQKFTYTDERGPAGAFQQACAALKLKGALLGVEGRRMRVLETHYFDEFASGIKYEMAEPLIAQLRMRKDAGELAAMKKAIDIAQRALKTTLPFVKAGVSEREIAAELMVQTLRAGSGELPFQPIIASGENGSLPHAFITDRKVRPGDLITIDWGASADGYFSDLTRTFAIGEVSEELRRAYEAVRLANEAGRAEAAKPKTTGQAVDRAARAVIVEAGFGQYFTHRTGHGLGLEGHEEPDMKESETMQLEPGMTFTVEPGVYIPGKSGARIEDDMVITETGAETMTTLPREFTRLD, translated from the coding sequence ATGACCCTCGCCCGAATCCAAAAACTTCAATCCCACGCCGCCTCACAAGGGCTGGCCGCCGTTGCCCTCGTCCCCGGCCCGAACATGATCTATTTCACTGGCCTGCAATTTCATTTGAGCGAACGGCCTACTGTCGCCATCTTCGCTCCCGGCCAGACACCGGCCATCATCCTGCCCGCGCTCGAAGCCGACAAGCCCGACCACGCCCCGTTCCCGATGCAGAAGTTTACTTACACCGACGAGCGCGGCCCGGCGGGAGCGTTTCAACAGGCGTGCGCCGCTCTCAAGCTGAAGGGCGCTTTGCTGGGCGTTGAAGGGCGGCGGATGCGCGTGCTCGAAACGCACTACTTCGACGAGTTCGCAAGCGGGATCAAATACGAAATGGCCGAGCCGCTCATCGCCCAACTGCGAATGCGAAAGGACGCTGGCGAACTGGCGGCAATGAAGAAGGCGATTGACATCGCCCAACGCGCTCTCAAGACAACCTTGCCCTTCGTCAAAGCCGGGGTGAGCGAGCGTGAGATCGCCGCCGAGTTGATGGTGCAGACTCTGCGGGCCGGGTCGGGCGAACTGCCGTTTCAGCCGATCATCGCCTCGGGCGAGAACGGCTCACTGCCTCACGCCTTCATCACCGACCGCAAGGTGCGGCCCGGCGATTTGATTACGATTGACTGGGGCGCGTCAGCCGACGGCTACTTCTCCGATCTCACTCGAACTTTCGCGATTGGCGAAGTGAGCGAAGAACTGCGCCGGGCTTACGAGGCGGTGAGACTGGCGAACGAAGCCGGACGGGCCGAGGCGGCCAAACCGAAAACCACCGGCCAGGCCGTGGATCGCGCGGCGCGGGCCGTCATCGTCGAAGCCGGCTTTGGTCAATACTTCACCCATCGCACCGGCCACGGCCTGGGCCTCGAAGGCCATGAGGAGCCGGACATGAAAGAGAGCGAGACGATGCAACTGGAGCCGGGCATGACCTTCACCGTCGAGCCGGGCGTTTACATCCCCGGCAAGAGCGGGGCGCGGATTGAAGACGACATGGTGATCACCGAGACCGGCGCGGAGACGATGACGACGTTGCCGCGAGAG
- a CDS encoding SUMF1/EgtB/PvdO family nonheme iron enzyme, with amino-acid sequence MPHLLTPRILHDLPLDQPDDVAEFNFHEYTNTFARLIADPATRTPLVIGVSGKWGSGKTTLLRTLQAKLDETQALKENLSKLSFANDDDENKNFRRCRTVWFNAWKYADEDELLVALVRVIVQTMSEDSIVSQVLSKLNDPAYPRRDVVATVLSWFAIKLPGDVEVGLNTGTPKETPFAQKTALLDLFMETFDHLLAVWVSGNLFEKKIDPKRSVVAVFIDDLDRCLPDKAVQVLEAIKLFLDRPGVAFVLAADEDAVQAAIEAHYQTQKITGQRAADYLEKIFQVRFGLPPLSSSQAAGYLATNLGKLDDQLTQNLDLIIAGAEANPRLLKTFVNDLNVNWAILQNAGLAEGTSQADFMRWLALNRVSPAFGLKVRELHKDSRLDFIRDAAKWVDDRSHKTGEFSEWEGYEHRRLRDVLKRIAFSATVTPDVLDRFIFWGAPVVQTLVEKEGAISAGVGLSGEVSVTRAEAEVRRTVELARIAADPSLPDYWIPIPAGKFVMGSRDDNKQARDDERPQHTVEIPYTYRIARYPVTNAEFAEFVQAAGYKSDAVKADLPDHPVVNVSWRDAQAYCKWLTEKLRAEGIMGAKEIARLPTEAEWEKAARGEYGKEWPWGDEWDASKCNSREGGPGTTTPVGKYSPQGDSPYGVADMAGNVWEWCQSKYAPYPYKVDDGREDLAGDERRVLRGGSFFGYVGGARCAFRYGHYPYSRFRNHGFRVAASPFQL; translated from the coding sequence ATGCCCCACCTCCTCACCCCGCGCATCCTCCACGACCTGCCGCTCGACCAGCCGGACGACGTGGCCGAGTTCAACTTCCACGAATACACCAACACCTTCGCCCGCCTGATTGCCGACCCGGCCACGCGCACGCCGCTGGTCATTGGCGTGAGCGGCAAGTGGGGCAGTGGCAAGACGACGCTCCTGCGTACCTTGCAAGCCAAGCTGGACGAGACTCAGGCCCTCAAAGAAAATCTGTCGAAGCTCTCGTTTGCCAACGACGACGACGAGAACAAAAACTTCCGCCGATGCCGCACGGTCTGGTTCAACGCCTGGAAATACGCCGACGAGGACGAACTGCTGGTGGCGCTGGTGCGCGTGATCGTGCAGACCATGTCGGAAGATAGTATCGTCTCTCAAGTTTTGAGCAAATTGAACGACCCGGCCTATCCTCGCCGCGACGTGGTCGCCACCGTGCTCAGTTGGTTCGCCATCAAACTGCCCGGCGATGTCGAAGTTGGCCTGAACACCGGCACGCCCAAAGAAACGCCCTTCGCTCAAAAGACGGCCCTGCTCGATTTGTTCATGGAAACGTTCGATCACTTGTTGGCGGTTTGGGTGAGCGGCAACCTGTTCGAGAAAAAGATTGACCCGAAGCGCAGTGTGGTAGCCGTGTTCATTGACGACCTTGACCGTTGCCTGCCCGACAAAGCGGTGCAGGTGCTGGAAGCCATCAAGCTCTTCCTCGACCGGCCCGGCGTGGCCTTTGTGCTGGCCGCCGACGAAGACGCAGTGCAGGCCGCGATTGAAGCGCACTATCAAACACAGAAGATAACCGGTCAGCGCGCCGCCGACTATCTCGAAAAGATTTTTCAGGTTCGCTTCGGCTTGCCGCCGCTTTCTTCCTCGCAGGCCGCCGGTTATCTTGCCACGAACCTGGGCAAGCTGGACGATCAACTTACGCAGAACCTGGACTTGATCATTGCCGGGGCTGAAGCCAACCCCAGACTGCTCAAAACCTTCGTCAACGACCTCAACGTCAACTGGGCAATCCTGCAAAACGCCGGGCTGGCCGAGGGCACTTCGCAAGCCGACTTTATGCGCTGGCTGGCCCTCAACCGGGTCAGCCCGGCCTTTGGCCTGAAAGTCCGCGAATTGCACAAGGACTCGCGGCTCGACTTCATTCGCGACGCGGCCAAGTGGGTGGACGACCGGAGCCACAAGACCGGCGAGTTTAGCGAGTGGGAAGGCTACGAGCACCGCCGCCTGCGCGACGTGCTAAAACGGATTGCGTTTTCGGCAACCGTGACGCCGGATGTTTTGGATCGGTTTATCTTCTGGGGCGCGCCAGTTGTACAAACACTAGTGGAAAAGGAGGGAGCAATCTCGGCTGGGGTCGGGTTGAGCGGCGAAGTGTCAGTGACTCGCGCCGAGGCCGAAGTGAGACGCACTGTAGAACTTGCCCGCATTGCCGCCGACCCCTCCCTGCCCGATTATTGGATTCCAATTCCCGCCGGCAAATTTGTGATGGGTAGCCGAGACGACAACAAACAGGCGCGAGATGACGAGCGCCCACAGCACACAGTTGAGATTCCTTATACTTATCGCATCGCCCGCTATCCAGTCACCAACGCCGAGTTTGCCGAGTTTGTTCAAGCGGCAGGTTACAAATCCGATGCAGTGAAAGCCGACTTGCCCGATCATCCCGTCGTCAACGTCTCCTGGCGCGACGCGCAGGCTTACTGCAAATGGTTGACTGAGAAGCTTCGCGCTGAGGGAATAATGGGCGCAAAAGAGATTGCCCGCTTGCCGACCGAGGCCGAGTGGGAGAAAGCGGCACGTGGTGAATATGGCAAGGAGTGGCCGTGGGGCGACGAGTGGGATGCAAGCAAATGCAACTCCCGCGAAGGCGGGCCGGGAACGACAACACCCGTTGGAAAGTATTCCCCTCAAGGCGACAGCCCTTACGGCGTGGCCGACATGGCTGGCAATGTGTGGGAGTGGTGCCAATCGAAATATGCACCGTATCCTTACAAGGTAGACGATGGCCGAGAAGATTTAGCTGGCGACGAACGCCGGGTGTTGCGGGGCGGTTCCTTCTTCGGCTACGTTGGGGGCGCCCGCTGTGCTTTCCGCTACGGGCACTACCCGTACAGCAGGTTCAGGAACCACGGTTTTCGGGTGGCGGCGTCCCCGTTCCAACTCTGA
- a CDS encoding S9 family peptidase, which yields MPKKHSLTKLLRIPNVYSWGGGLSVSPDGQHAAVNWNKTGSWEIWLVSLAGSQAGQKRPKKITGGWESKTAPRFSPDGSRLAYLQDHEGDENFDIHIYDLATGETRNAMPDTPDALYDKFSWSPDGRHIALISNRGGRFAVHTLEVATGQLARVVNHPYSDTDVAWSPDGEHIALTAHTQGQDSNIFIVPARGGELRALADKSGPLDAATPCWSPDGKRLAFVGWPNGNADIGVWELESGEIDWVATEKWDEENPAWSPDGGAIVYTVNRDGDVSLNVVQIESGRRKKFAIESGYHSDPQFTLSEASGDSIVCVFHNSRRPGDLWKLSLKSGRWTQLTHSAPAEVKPGDFILPQPVRWKAPDGLTIPGLLFQPKGRAKRRPAILYIHGGPSWQSMIVWSPLIQTWLAEGWAVLCPNYRGSTGYGKEFQTANRFVLGRADIADIVAGADFLIRKGLADPEQIAITGASYGGYMTMAGLTRYPDRFAAGSAVVPFLDWFTEFASEREDLRYWDLQNMGDPEIDEDRFREASPMFFLHRINAPVQMLAGAHDPRCPAAETEKAEAELKRLGKIHETIIFPDEGHGFLKLKNKLTAYQRQLRLLKRHLK from the coding sequence ATGCCCAAAAAACACTCCCTCACCAAACTCCTCCGCATCCCAAACGTCTATTCGTGGGGCGGCGGCCTCAGTGTCTCACCCGACGGCCAGCACGCCGCCGTCAACTGGAACAAGACCGGCTCGTGGGAAATCTGGCTCGTCTCGCTTGCCGGTTCTCAGGCGGGCCAGAAGAGGCCAAAGAAGATCACCGGCGGCTGGGAGAGCAAGACCGCTCCACGCTTCTCGCCGGACGGGTCTCGGCTCGCCTACTTGCAGGATCACGAAGGCGACGAAAACTTCGACATTCACATTTACGACCTGGCGACGGGTGAGACACGCAACGCCATGCCCGACACGCCCGACGCGCTCTACGACAAATTCTCGTGGTCGCCCGACGGCAGGCACATTGCCCTGATCAGCAATCGCGGCGGGCGCTTTGCCGTTCACACGCTTGAGGTGGCAACCGGCCAACTCGCCCGCGTCGTCAATCATCCCTACTCAGACACCGACGTGGCCTGGTCGCCCGACGGCGAACATATCGCCCTCACCGCGCATACTCAGGGGCAGGATAGCAACATTTTTATTGTTCCCGCGCGCGGCGGCGAACTTCGCGCGCTGGCCGACAAGTCCGGCCCCCTTGACGCCGCCACGCCGTGCTGGTCGCCCGACGGCAAACGCCTGGCCTTCGTGGGCTGGCCGAACGGCAATGCCGACATCGGCGTGTGGGAATTGGAGTCGGGTGAGATTGACTGGGTGGCGACGGAAAAATGGGATGAAGAGAACCCGGCCTGGTCGCCGGATGGCGGCGCCATTGTTTACACTGTCAACCGCGACGGCGACGTGTCGCTGAACGTCGTCCAGATCGAGTCGGGCCGCCGCAAAAAGTTCGCCATCGAATCCGGCTATCACAGTGATCCTCAATTCACGCTGAGCGAAGCGAGTGGCGACTCCATCGTTTGCGTCTTTCACAACTCGCGCCGACCCGGCGACCTGTGGAAACTGTCTCTCAAATCGGGCCGGTGGACTCAACTCACCCACTCCGCTCCCGCCGAGGTGAAACCTGGCGACTTTATTCTGCCCCAACCCGTCCGCTGGAAAGCGCCCGACGGCCTGACGATTCCCGGCCTGTTGTTTCAACCGAAAGGCAGGGCCAAACGCCGCCCGGCCATTCTCTACATTCACGGCGGCCCCTCGTGGCAGAGCATGATCGTCTGGTCGCCGCTCATCCAAACCTGGCTGGCCGAGGGCTGGGCCGTGCTCTGCCCCAACTATCGCGGAAGCACCGGCTACGGCAAAGAATTCCAAACCGCCAATCGCTTTGTGCTGGGCCGGGCCGACATCGCCGACATCGTGGCCGGGGCCGACTTTTTGATCCGCAAAGGGCTGGCCGACCCAGAACAGATCGCCATCACCGGTGCGAGCTACGGCGGTTACATGACGATGGCCGGCCTGACTCGTTATCCCGACCGTTTTGCCGCCGGTTCAGCCGTCGTGCCCTTCCTCGACTGGTTCACCGAGTTTGCCAGCGAGCGCGAAGACTTGCGCTACTGGGACTTGCAAAACATGGGCGACCCGGAGATTGACGAAGATCGATTCCGCGAAGCCTCGCCCATGTTCTTTCTGCACCGCATCAACGCCCCGGTGCAAATGCTGGCCGGGGCGCACGACCCGCGTTGCCCCGCCGCCGAAACCGAAAAGGCCGAGGCCGAACTCAAGCGGCTGGGCAAAATCCACGAGACCATCATCTTCCCGGACGAGGGGCACGGCTTTTTGAAGCTGAAGAACAAGCTGACGGCTTATCAGAGGCAATTGAGGTTATTGAAGAGGCATTTGAAATAG
- a CDS encoding Type 1 glutamine amidotransferase-like domain-containing protein yields MIALIGGNEFRENCREMDRALLARLGTSARVLVIPTAAANESPRQAANNGVAHLKRLGAKAEPLYVIQRDHAQADEMVAAIREAKGVYFSGGDPVHLLETLRGTKVWRAVVELSERGGLVAGSSAGAMVMGGQMWTPGAGAGWREGLGLVPGLAVIPHHATVATRWNAAKMRESLAPEVTLVGIDEATAVLFPDHLVLGEGEVTVYTSEPKTYASGKLVAEKLD; encoded by the coding sequence ATGATCGCCCTCATCGGCGGCAACGAATTTAGAGAGAACTGTCGCGAGATGGATCGAGCGCTCTTAGCTCGACTCGGCACGAGCGCGCGGGTGCTGGTGATTCCAACAGCCGCCGCCAACGAGTCGCCGCGGCAGGCGGCCAACAACGGCGTGGCCCACCTCAAACGGCTGGGCGCGAAAGCCGAGCCGCTCTACGTCATTCAGCGCGACCACGCCCAAGCGGACGAGATGGTTGCCGCTATTCGAGAGGCGAAGGGCGTGTACTTCAGCGGCGGCGACCCCGTGCATCTGTTGGAAACTCTGCGCGGCACGAAAGTGTGGCGGGCCGTCGTCGAGTTGAGCGAGCGCGGCGGACTGGTGGCCGGGTCGAGCGCGGGGGCGATGGTGATGGGCGGCCAGATGTGGACGCCGGGGGCGGGAGCCGGTTGGCGCGAGGGGTTGGGCCTGGTTCCAGGGCTGGCCGTCATTCCCCACCATGCCACCGTAGCAACCCGCTGGAACGCGGCCAAAATGCGAGAGTCGCTCGCCCCCGAAGTCACGCTGGTCGGCATTGACGAAGCGACGGCGGTCTTGTTCCCCGATCATTTGGTGCTGGGCGAAGGTGAAGTGACGGTCTACACGTCCGAGCCGAAAACTTATGCCTCAGGAAAGTTAGTTGCGGAGAAGTTGGATTGA
- a CDS encoding GAF domain-containing protein, with the protein MTALDPARENADLKAQVALLARLVEVSVTLSSTLDQQQLITYIISAAAELLNSETASILLYDSKLNELRFAAATGTDPKELAKIPVPLDGSIAGSIFRENRPVIINDVSKDTRHFRQVGDKVNFQSKSLVGVPMRIKDRVTGVLEALNKKDGRTFTEADSRVLAILASQAAVAIENARLIDALQKAYNDLGKLDKMKGDFIAIASHELRTPLGVILGYATFLREEAKGEAGEYAKAVLDSAIHMRKLIEDMTNLRFLEVGQMSLRREPVDMRRLMTEARNEMLSLADAKNQTILVQNGQGPLIVHADRSKLAAVMSNLLTNAIRYTQEGGKIEMSGFMKGNEAWVAVKDNGRGIPKRDLENIFQGFFQVEDHMVRKSGGMGLGLSIVRGTVKLHGGRVWAESEGEGKGATFIFTLPMAGHTGILPQPSNIFEQT; encoded by the coding sequence ATGACAGCACTCGACCCGGCGCGTGAAAACGCGGATCTCAAAGCTCAAGTTGCCCTGCTGGCCCGCCTGGTCGAAGTCAGCGTGACTCTTAGTTCGACTCTGGATCAGCAACAACTCATCACCTACATCATCAGCGCCGCCGCCGAACTCCTCAACTCCGAGACGGCTTCCATTCTGCTCTACGACTCCAAACTCAACGAATTGCGCTTCGCCGCCGCCACCGGCACCGACCCCAAAGAGCTGGCCAAGATTCCGGTGCCGCTCGACGGCAGTATCGCCGGCTCGATCTTCCGCGAGAACAGGCCGGTGATCATCAACGACGTGAGCAAAGACACCCGCCACTTCCGGCAAGTGGGCGACAAAGTTAACTTTCAATCGAAGTCGCTGGTGGGCGTGCCGATGCGGATCAAGGATCGGGTGACGGGCGTGCTGGAGGCCCTGAACAAGAAAGACGGCCGGACCTTCACCGAAGCCGACTCGCGAGTGCTGGCCATTCTCGCCTCCCAGGCCGCCGTCGCCATTGAAAATGCGCGGCTGATTGACGCTCTGCAAAAAGCCTACAACGATCTCGGCAAGCTCGACAAGATGAAGGGCGACTTCATCGCCATCGCCTCACACGAACTGCGGACGCCGCTCGGCGTGATTCTGGGCTACGCCACGTTTTTGCGCGAAGAGGCCAAAGGTGAAGCGGGCGAGTACGCCAAAGCCGTGCTCGACTCGGCCATTCACATGCGCAAGCTCATCGAAGACATGACCAACCTGCGCTTCCTCGAAGTGGGGCAAATGTCGCTCCGCCGCGAGCCGGTGGACATGCGCCGCTTGATGACCGAAGCCCGCAACGAAATGCTCTCCCTGGCCGACGCCAAGAATCAAACCATCCTCGTCCAGAACGGGCAAGGGCCGCTCATCGTCCACGCCGATCGCTCCAAGCTGGCGGCGGTGATGTCCAACCTGCTCACCAACGCCATCCGTTACACACAGGAAGGCGGAAAGATCGAAATGAGCGGGTTCATGAAAGGCAACGAAGCCTGGGTGGCGGTCAAGGACAACGGGCGCGGCATTCCCAAGCGCGATCTGGAAAATATCTTTCAAGGCTTCTTTCAGGTGGAAGACCACATGGTTCGCAAGAGCGGCGGCATGGGCCTGGGTCTGTCCATCGTGCGCGGCACGGTGAAACTGCACGGCGGGCGGGTGTGGGCCGAGAGCGAAGGTGAAGGCAAGGGCGCCACGTTTATTTTCACCCTGCCCATGGCCGGACACACCGGCATTCTGCCTCAGCCGTCGAACATCTTCGAGCAAACGTAA
- a CDS encoding DUF711 family protein yields MNIRSITYFTDSDFPLDESRIAYAGRFLGEARQAFEAAGFNVQTTRLALPPLWRTFGKTSIGEAVKYAQDLEAICFVHSIDYASLGVARPSDPAAYYDMIPDVIAATQNIFVAGVIASPLSGISLQAIQLAAKIIHRCAAISPDGLGNLRFAALANVEPGIPFMPSGYHEGGPASFGIATESADLAVTAFTGVKSLAEARSRLIESIEDQARRIHSVAKKIGGAKSVRFAGIDFSPAPFPSSDKSIGTAIEALGVGAAGASGTLAAAAFITDALQRARFQRIGFSGLFLPVLEDNVLAARSAEGLMGVSDLLLYSAVCGTGLDTVPLPGDISPAELAPILLDVAALALRLNKPLTARLMPMPGKQAGDELSFSFPFFANGRVLAHKSRPLGGALGGDEAFDLAHRAT; encoded by the coding sequence ATGAACATCCGCTCCATCACCTACTTCACCGATTCCGATTTTCCGCTCGACGAGAGCCGCATTGCTTACGCCGGGCGGTTTTTGGGTGAGGCCCGCCAGGCCTTCGAGGCGGCCGGCTTCAATGTGCAGACCACCCGGCTGGCCCTGCCGCCGCTCTGGCGCACTTTCGGCAAAACGTCAATCGGCGAGGCGGTGAAGTACGCGCAAGACCTGGAGGCGATCTGTTTCGTCCACAGCATTGACTACGCCTCGCTCGGGGTGGCTCGCCCCTCCGACCCGGCGGCCTACTACGACATGATCCCCGACGTGATCGCCGCCACCCAGAATATTTTCGTGGCCGGCGTAATTGCCTCGCCGCTCAGCGGCATCAGCCTGCAAGCCATTCAACTGGCGGCGAAGATCATTCACCGTTGCGCGGCAATCAGCCCGGACGGTTTGGGCAACTTGCGTTTTGCCGCCCTGGCCAACGTGGAGCCGGGCATCCCGTTCATGCCGTCGGGCTACCACGAGGGCGGCCCGGCTTCGTTCGGGATTGCGACCGAGTCGGCTGATTTAGCAGTGACGGCTTTCACCGGAGTCAAGTCGCTGGCCGAGGCGCGTTCGCGCCTGATCGAGTCCATCGAGGATCAGGCCCGGCGAATCCACAGCGTCGCCAAGAAGATCGGCGGGGCGAAGAGTGTGCGGTTTGCGGGGATTGATTTTTCGCCGGCTCCGTTTCCGTCGTCCGATAAATCCATTGGAACGGCGATAGAGGCTTTGGGCGTGGGCGCGGCGGGCGCATCCGGCACGCTGGCGGCGGCGGCTTTCATCACCGACGCTTTGCAACGCGCCCGGTTTCAGCGGATCGGGTTCTCCGGTTTGTTCCTGCCGGTGCTGGAGGACAACGTGCTGGCGGCAAGAAGCGCCGAGGGGTTGATGGGGGTTTCCGACTTGCTGTTGTATTCCGCCGTGTGTGGCACGGGGCTGGATACGGTTCCCCTGCCCGGCGATATTTCGCCCGCCGAGCTGGCCCCCATTTTGCTCGACGTGGCCGCGCTGGCCCTGCGCCTGAACAAGCCGCTCACGGCGCGGCTCATGCCCATGCCTGGCAAGCAGGCCGGGGACGAGCTGTCATTTAGTTTTCCTTTTTTTGCGAACGGGAGAGTGCTGGCTCACAAGTCGCGCCCGTTGGGCGGCGCGCTGGGCGGGGACGAGGCGTTCGATCTGGCGCACCGGGCGACGTAG
- a CDS encoding radical SAM protein, with protein MDTETKFQLVSSEMQFEPAEETPLTGNPGSQIQNPQSKGPCGVSPADWQKLTRGQKVFAPIHMAAMPGGQRLPMLKTMLTTACERDCFYCPFRAGRSSMRRATLKPDEMAKTYAELNRGGVAQGIFLSSGIIKGGVSTQDKLIDTIEILRRKHNYGGYVHLKIMPGAEKDQVFRAMQLADRISVNLEAPNEKRLPALAPPKIFFDELLQRLQWANEIRNTQHASLGWKGRWPSLVTQFVVGAAGESDLEILSTTAYLTKQLRLARAYYSAFHPVRDTPLENTPPEDPWREHRLYQSSFLLRDYGFDLEDMPFTQTGNLPLDVDPKLAWASQHLADSPVEVNRADRRSLLRIPGIGPKTADSILAARRRGALRDLRDLKAIGALANRAAPFVLLDGKRPALQMSLF; from the coding sequence ATGGACACCGAGACCAAGTTCCAACTCGTCTCATCGGAGATGCAATTTGAACCGGCAGAAGAAACGCCTCTGACCGGCAATCCCGGATCGCAAATCCAAAATCCGCAATCGAAAGGCCCCTGCGGCGTCTCCCCCGCCGACTGGCAGAAACTCACTCGCGGCCAAAAGGTCTTCGCCCCCATTCACATGGCGGCCATGCCCGGCGGCCAACGCCTGCCCATGCTCAAGACCATGCTCACCACGGCCTGCGAGCGCGACTGCTTCTATTGCCCGTTCCGCGCCGGTCGTTCGTCAATGCGCCGCGCCACCCTCAAGCCCGACGAGATGGCGAAGACCTACGCCGAACTTAATCGTGGCGGCGTGGCTCAGGGCATCTTTCTCAGTTCCGGCATCATCAAAGGCGGCGTCAGCACGCAGGACAAGCTGATTGACACGATTGAGATTCTGCGGCGCAAGCACAATTATGGCGGCTACGTTCATCTCAAGATCATGCCCGGCGCGGAAAAGGATCAGGTCTTTCGAGCCATGCAGTTGGCTGACCGCATCTCGGTGAACCTCGAAGCGCCCAACGAGAAGCGCCTGCCCGCTCTGGCCCCGCCCAAAATTTTCTTCGACGAACTGCTCCAGCGTTTGCAATGGGCAAACGAAATACGCAATACGCAACACGCCTCGCTCGGCTGGAAAGGCCGCTGGCCCTCCCTCGTCACCCAGTTCGTCGTCGGCGCGGCGGGCGAGTCCGATCTGGAAATTCTTTCGACCACCGCTTACCTTACCAAACAGTTGCGCCTCGCCCGCGCCTACTACTCGGCCTTCCACCCGGTGCGCGACACGCCGCTCGAAAACACGCCGCCCGAAGACCCCTGGCGCGAGCACCGCCTCTATCAATCTTCGTTCCTGCTTCGCGATTACGGTTTTGATCTCGAAGACATGCCCTTCACCCAGACCGGCAACCTGCCGCTGGATGTTGACCCCAAGCTGGCCTGGGCCAGCCAGCATTTGGCCGACTCGCCGGTGGAAGTGAATCGCGCCGACCGCCGTTCTCTCCTCCGCATCCCCGGCATCGGCCCCAAAACCGCCGACTCGATCCTCGCCGCCCGCCGCCGGGGCGCACTCCGCGATTTGCGCGACCTCAAAGCCATCGGCGCTCTCGCTAATCGCGCCGCACCGTTTGTGTTGTTGGATGGCAAGAGGCCGGCGTTGCAGATGAGTTTGTTTTAG
- a CDS encoding endonuclease domain-containing protein, protein MRAPRVIQERARQLRREMTPAEKKLWARLRFDQLDGFQFRRQHAVGNFILDFFCAKAKLVVELDGDSHADQVEYDEERTKWLNEQKHYRVIRFTNREVNENIEAVVEKIREELKG, encoded by the coding sequence ATGCGCGCCCCTCGTGTGATCCAGGAACGCGCCCGGCAACTGCGCCGCGAAATGACGCCCGCCGAAAAGAAATTGTGGGCGCGGCTCCGTTTCGACCAGCTTGACGGCTTTCAGTTCCGGCGGCAACACGCCGTCGGCAACTTCATCCTCGATTTCTTCTGCGCGAAGGCCAAGCTGGTGGTGGAGTTGGATGGCGACTCACATGCCGATCAGGTTGAGTATGACGAAGAGCGAACGAAGTGGTTGAACGAGCAGAAGCACTACCGAGTCATCCGGTTTACAAATCGTGAAGTGAATGAGAATATTGAGGCAGTGGTGGAAAAGATAAGAGAAGAGTTGAAGGGGTAA
- a CDS encoding glucose 1-dehydrogenase, protein MRLQDKVALITGGTSGIGEATARLFAAEGARVAFTGRRVELGLNLQPLISNSHFIVADHRKLEDCERSVAETMAAFGRIDILFNNAGIVPGGTAEETSEEVWAETMSLNVTGVWRMSKLAVPIMRAQGGGVIVNNASDWGLVGGPKAAAYATSKGAVVQLTRSMALDYARENIRINAVCPGDTFVARWTEKDYFRNAGNMEEALAEMGDDLPMGRVGQADEIARAVLFLASDDSSFMTGVALPVDGGNTAQ, encoded by the coding sequence ATGCGACTACAAGACAAAGTGGCTCTTATCACCGGTGGCACGTCCGGCATTGGCGAAGCGACGGCGCGGCTGTTTGCCGCCGAGGGCGCAAGGGTGGCTTTCACCGGACGGCGCGTCGAACTCGGCCTCAATCTCCAACCCCTAATCTCCAATTCTCATTTCATCGTTGCCGATCATCGCAAGCTGGAAGACTGTGAACGCTCGGTGGCCGAAACGATGGCGGCCTTCGGGCGGATTGATATTCTGTTCAACAACGCCGGCATCGTGCCCGGCGGCACGGCGGAAGAAACGTCTGAGGAAGTTTGGGCCGAGACAATGTCTCTGAACGTCACCGGCGTCTGGCGAATGAGCAAGCTGGCCGTCCCGATCATGCGGGCGCAGGGCGGCGGCGTCATCGTCAACAACGCCTCAGACTGGGGGCTGGTGGGCGGGCCGAAGGCGGCGGCCTACGCCACCTCGAAGGGCGCGGTGGTGCAGTTGACGCGCTCGATGGCGCTTGATTATGCGCGCGAGAACATTCGCATCAACGCCGTCTGCCCCGGTGACACGTTTGTGGCGCGTTGGACAGAGAAGGACTACTTCCGCAATGCCGGCAACATGGAAGAGGCACTGGCCGAGATGGGCGACGACCTGCCGATGGGCCGGGTGGGCCAGGCTGACGAGATCGCCCGCGCCGTGCTCTTCCTTGCTTCTGATGATTCTAGTTTTATGACCGGCGTGGCCCTGCCGGTGGATGGCGGGAATACGGCGCAGTGA